The Intestinibaculum porci DNA window TACTAACCCATTGTCATCACCATGAACCATGATGATCGCACCAAGTAAACGCGTTGAAGCACCCCATGACGTCTGGTAGATATATTTCTGCTTATTATCCTTATCCAGGAACTGAATACCGAAGGCTTTCGCAAAGCCCTGACCAAAGTAATGAGAAGTCCCCGACTGAAGCACTTTTCCATCATGCATTAATGCTTCGATGGTATATGTTTCTTCTGCCCCAGCGAATTTTTCTCGTTCGGTCTTACGTCCGGTGATCAGTGGAATCGCTAGTAAATCTTTACAAGTTTCTACATAAACATCACGCATCTGCAGTGTTTCTGCGCGTGCTTCTTCTTCCGTTGCATGAACTGTATGCCCTTCCTGCCAGAGGAATTCTGAACCTCTTAAAAATGGACGGGTCGTCTTTTCCCAGCGGACAACTGAGCACCACTGGTTGTATTTCTTTGGTAAGTCACGATACGATTTGACAATCTTCGCATAATGTTCACTAAAGAGTGTTTCACTGGTTGGACGCACGATCAGCGGATCTTCGAGTTCGTTTTGTCCGCCTCTGGTTACGACCGCGCATTCTGGTGCGAAACCTTCCACGTGATCTTTTTCTTTCTGTAATAATGATTCTGGAATTAACATTGGCATGTAGACATTTTCATGTCCTGTTTCCTTGAATCGGCGATCCATAAACTGCTGGATCTGTTCCCACATAGCATAGCCATATGGACGATAAATGATAAACCCTTTGACACTGGAATAATCCATTAATTCTGCTTTACGGCAGACATCGGTATACCACTGGGCAAAATCATCATCTCTTGATGTAATGGCATCATTTTTAATATTTTTGGCCATAATTGTACCCCTTTCTTAACGGTGTTATTATATACGAATTATTCAAAAATATAAAGCGTAATCTAGAGATCTAAGCGCAGATGAGAACCTTTTGGCCCTTTGAAGACTTCAATTTTCGCATCGATACGGTTTTCCAATTCCCCCACATGGGAAATAATCCCAATGACTTTATTGTCCGACTTCATATCAATGAGCACATCGATCGCTGTTTCTAATGATTCAGCATCTAAAGTGCCGAAGCCTTCATCAATAAAGAGGGCATTGAGCTCAATTCCGCCAGCTTGCGACTGGATCATCTGTGATAAGCCTAAAGCTAAGGCGAGCGCCGCTTTAAACTTTTCCCCGCCAGACATCGAGTTAACCTGACGCGATTCCCCCGACTGGTAGTCGATGACATCTAAGTCTAACCCCGCACCAGCATTCCCGCTGACATTTTCTCGAATGACAAATTCATAGCGATCATTGGTTAAACGTTTGAGTTCGACATTGGCATACTGTAAAACCGCATTGAAATACACTTGCAAAACATAACGTTCAAACGATGTTTTGGAATCATTCTTCCCACGAATCATTTCATCGAGATGATGATAAAGCTGATACTGTTTCTGCAGTTTCTGATACTGCGCATCACGCTTCTTCATATCACTCATCAGATTTTCTCGATCGGCAATCGTTTTCTCCTTTTGATTATATGTCTTAGAAAGCGTCTCTAATTTTTCTTTTTCTTCTTTTACCTGCGCCGCTAATGGGGCTAAATCGATCAGCTGACCATTTCCGCCATTGTTTTTTGCCTGCGCTAATGCGCCTTCCGCTTGACTATAGGATGCTTTAAACTGAGCAAGCGCATCTTCCAGTTTTTTTAAATGATCAATTTCTAAACACATCTTATGATAGAAGTCTTCATCAAAGCCTTGCTTATCTAACGCTGAGGCAAACGCTTCCTGCTTGCTAGCAGCAACCAATTTTTGTTTTTGATAACGCTGCGCGTTATCAGCAAGGGAAGTTGTTAATTGCGTTTTTTGAGCTTGAAGCGTTTTTTCCTTCGTTTCAATCTTGGCTTTCTCTCTTTTATGCTTATCTAATAGCTGCGTCATCTCTGCTAGCTTTTCATCAATTGCCTCTAAATGCGGATGGCTTTCGGCAATCGCCTGCAGACGCTCGCTTAACGCCTGCACACTCGTTTCCGCTTTGGCCTTTTCTAACGATAACTGATTACGTTTAGTGACATATTCCTGCAGTTTCTTTTCATGCTCTTTTTGATCTTTTTTGAGCTTTTGCAGCGTTTTCAGCTGCGCTTCTAAACGCTGACTTTCTTTTTGCTGATCCTGATATTCCTGCTGCGCCGCAAACAATCTTTTCGTGAGAATATCTTTTAACGGTAAACGATCCTGATCATTCCAGTCAATAGCTAAGTCCTCACACAACTTTTTTAAACGCTCGCGCGCTTCATTAGCCGATGTTTCGGCACTGCTTTTGCTGGCTGTTTTTTCCACTAAAATCTTTTTGTATTTGTTTTCTTCTTTTTGCGCCTTTTCTAAATCTTCTTCACTATAGTTCGTCCCTTCCATCGCTGCTAAATGGGGATGGTGGAGGGCGCCGCACACCGGACAGGGCTGTCCTTCTTGTAAGTGCGCCGCTAAAATGCCGGCACTGTTACGATCACGACTTAAACGTACTTCTAAAGCATAGGCTTCCGCCGCATCCGCTTTGCTTTTGGCATCCTGATACACTTGCATCGCATCCAAATAGGTATTTTCTTTATGATGGAATTCATCCTGCGTCAGGCTTGCTTCTTCCAGTTTCGCGATCTTTTCATTTTGCATCTGCATCAAAGCATCTTTAAGATCCTGAAGCTGTGTATGCAGCGTCTCTTGTGCTTCTAACGCTTCATTATTTTGCCTGATTGTTTCCTCAAGGTCTTGCTGCTTGCGCTGTAAAGCAGCTTCCTTTTGTGCCTGCGCAGCTAAACGTTTTAATAAACGCGCGCGTTCATTTGTCTTCTCATCATATTCCTGTTTGATGGCAACGCTTTTTTCTAATTCTGCCTTTTGAATTGACGCCTCTTCAATCGCCTGTTCTAATGCTGGCAGCTTAGCTTTTTCAACTTGGAACATATCCAGTTTTTCCTGAAGCTTCTTTTGATTGGCCGTTAACTGCTCTTTTTCATGCATTAAATTTTGTAATTCCTGCGCT harbors:
- the proS gene encoding proline--tRNA ligase; protein product: MAKNIKNDAITSRDDDFAQWYTDVCRKAELMDYSSVKGFIIYRPYGYAMWEQIQQFMDRRFKETGHENVYMPMLIPESLLQKEKDHVEGFAPECAVVTRGGQNELEDPLIVRPTSETLFSEHYAKIVKSYRDLPKKYNQWCSVVRWEKTTRPFLRGSEFLWQEGHTVHATEEEARAETLQMRDVYVETCKDLLAIPLITGRKTEREKFAGAEETYTIEALMHDGKVLQSGTSHYFGQGFAKAFGIQFLDKDNKQKYIYQTSWGASTRLLGAIIMVHGDDNGLVLPPRVAPTQVVIVPIQQQKPGVLDQANKICESLKAKGIRVKVDDSDKSPGWKFSEAEMRGIPVRIEVGPRDLEKGVCVVAKRNDGVKDTMTIDEALPEKIIALMDQIHNEMYAKAEAHLKAHITESTNFDEFGKILDTVGGYIKTPWCGDDACEVKVKEAYQATSRCYEPNEAKEDDVCPCCGKKAKHIIYYARAY
- a CDS encoding AAA family ATPase — translated: MKPLKLVMQAFSTYLDKTEIDFSGLNSQGLYLISGETGAGKTTIFDAICFALYGETSGSDRGSDVFRSQYADLKTPTIVELTFELGKKRYIATRKLVYTRGGHLRSNHDDTSLIFPDGTELTGKKQVNDKIRDLLQVDANQFKQIVMIAQGEFSKLLTASSKDKEKIFRDIFHTEKLQRLEKTLMMKTSELGKETSDIHSALNGQLRAIDPEMSYTIHTLDDLAKDLDQQKADYAVLGETYHQQEETYQTIFDRYQTQKAVNEKVYAYKQAKAHYESLRSQKMEFQQTEQKIAYIKQAKDLQVLEKESLREAQELQNLMHEKEQLTANQKKLQEKLDMFQVEKAKLPALEQAIEEASIQKAELEKSVAIKQEYDEKTNERARLLKRLAAQAQKEAALQRKQQDLEETIRQNNEALEAQETLHTQLQDLKDALMQMQNEKIAKLEEASLTQDEFHHKENTYLDAMQVYQDAKSKADAAEAYALEVRLSRDRNSAGILAAHLQEGQPCPVCGALHHPHLAAMEGTNYSEEDLEKAQKEENKYKKILVEKTASKSSAETSANEARERLKKLCEDLAIDWNDQDRLPLKDILTKRLFAAQQEYQDQQKESQRLEAQLKTLQKLKKDQKEHEKKLQEYVTKRNQLSLEKAKAETSVQALSERLQAIAESHPHLEAIDEKLAEMTQLLDKHKREKAKIETKEKTLQAQKTQLTTSLADNAQRYQKQKLVAASKQEAFASALDKQGFDEDFYHKMCLEIDHLKKLEDALAQFKASYSQAEGALAQAKNNGGNGQLIDLAPLAAQVKEEKEKLETLSKTYNQKEKTIADRENLMSDMKKRDAQYQKLQKQYQLYHHLDEMIRGKNDSKTSFERYVLQVYFNAVLQYANVELKRLTNDRYEFVIRENVSGNAGAGLDLDVIDYQSGESRQVNSMSGGEKFKAALALALGLSQMIQSQAGGIELNALFIDEGFGTLDAESLETAIDVLIDMKSDNKVIGIISHVGELENRIDAKIEVFKGPKGSHLRLDL